A genomic window from Cytobacillus suaedae includes:
- a CDS encoding CPBP family intramembrane metalloprotease, whose amino-acid sequence MQIVLNKPFRIFSSILLTNVLIIAMVGVLIYLNLFENLKTDFLFAHSMYFILGVLNTVLLFILIRVVDKKNPWQLGFGLTKKDAVFSLLATVLSLLCVLSFIFILDQMNIVVAQFTFEKVLTIDFYRLLGIAMIGWFFAALKEEVLARGYFMMNLTRFNIVNMILISAVLFMALHFVMGDFDPFKAASWFKGGIVYAYIYLKSGSLTVATIVHAAHNLVNDLVIHGSEGALVLLNTKVTTADKLFYEIGLSIVLLTLTYLFYGKNGILTPADNLKKFWNSKYFKGENK is encoded by the coding sequence ATGCAAATTGTCTTAAATAAACCATTTCGAATCTTTAGTTCTATTCTTTTAACAAATGTTCTTATCATAGCAATGGTCGGTGTCTTAATTTACTTAAACCTCTTTGAAAATTTAAAAACGGATTTCCTTTTTGCCCACTCCATGTACTTTATCCTAGGAGTGTTGAACACGGTTCTACTATTCATCTTAATTCGTGTTGTAGATAAGAAAAATCCTTGGCAACTAGGCTTTGGGCTTACTAAAAAAGATGCAGTGTTTTCACTACTAGCAACTGTACTTTCGCTACTCTGTGTGTTGAGCTTTATTTTCATATTAGATCAGATGAACATTGTTGTGGCACAATTTACGTTTGAAAAGGTCTTAACCATAGATTTTTATCGGTTACTTGGAATTGCAATGATTGGCTGGTTCTTCGCAGCACTGAAAGAGGAAGTCTTAGCTCGTGGATACTTTATGATGAATCTTACTAGATTTAACATTGTGAACATGATTCTAATTTCAGCAGTTTTATTTATGGCACTACACTTTGTTATGGGTGACTTTGACCCATTTAAAGCTGCAAGCTGGTTTAAAGGTGGCATTGTTTACGCTTATATCTATCTAAAAAGCGGTTCATTAACAGTTGCAACAATTGTTCATGCAGCTCATAATCTTGTAAATGATTTAGTCATACACGGTTCAGAAGGTGCATTAGTCCTATTAAACACTAAGGTTACTACAGCAGATAAGCTATTCTATGAAATTGGCTTAAGCATAGTACTACTGACTCTTACCTATTTATTTTATGGAAAAAACGGGATTTTAACTCCTGCTGACAATCTCAAAAAGTTTTGGAATTCAAAATATTTTAAAGGAGAAAACAAATAA